The genomic region CCGCCGCGCCGTGGCGGATCGCGGCCCCGAGTCGCGAATAGGCACCCGGTTCCAGGCTGTTGAGCCGCTGGATCACGCGGGCGTCGAGGTGATCGTCGAATCGCTTGACCGGGACGATGTTCACCGTGGTGCGCCCTTGCGAGTAGTAGCCGAACAGGGCGACCCGGTCCCCCAGGTCATGCAGCGCCACGCAGAGATTCGCGGCCACCGTGCGCTGCTGCTGATGGACCGTTCGGCCGAGGGTGCCGGCCTCGGCGGCGGAGCCCGAGACATCGAGCAGCAGGAGGACGGAAAGATCGCGACGCCTGCGCAGGCTGTCGAGGTACACCGCCTCGTCGGGTACCGCCCCGGCCCTGACCTCCACCCGTTCCTCGACAGCGGCATCGATGTCGATGTCGTCGCCCTGCGACTGCCGGTGCCTGCGGTGCAGGCCCATGCCGAGCCGCGCCAACGGTCGTCGCACACCGATGGCACCGTCGATCGACTGCGGTGCCGACGCCTTGATCGGCGCCTCGACTTCGCGGACTGTGCACCAATCGGCCCGATATGCCTTGCGATTCGCATCCCATTCGGGGTACTTGAATCCGTGCTGCGAGACGTCGGCCACTTCTTCGGCCGCCGTCGTGGCCGCCGACGACACCGCGTAGGCGCCGCGGTTCGCCGATGCGGTGCGATGAGTGGGTGAGTCGGCCCCGGGCGGGCCCGCACCGTCGCCGCCCGACTTCCGTGCCGACGACAGCATCTTCTTCAGCCATTTACCGATGGCTCCACCGCCGCCGACGGGACTGGTGAACAGGTCCGGGTCGTCGGTGTCGTCGACTTCCCCGTCGTCGAGTTCTTCCAGCGCTTCCTTGCTCTCGCGACGCGGTACGTGGCCCACCGTCTCATCGTCCACCGCCGTACCGGGCCGGTCGCCCGCCGCGATGACCTTCTTGGCGCGGATGACACCGAACGCTGCCGGCGAATCGCCGACAGCGTCTTTACCGGAAGCGATGGTCAACGACTCCGCGGGCGAACCGCTGCGGCGCGCCACCTCGCGATCAGCGAGCATGGACAGCGCGCCGGGCAGCAAGGCGCCGTTGGCCAGCAGTGCACGATGGCCTTCGATCACCAGATACCGCCTCGCCACCCGCGGACGGCGGACCAGCGGGCCGACGGCCTCGGGGTCCAGGCTGCCCGCGGCGATCAACGAGGCCTGTACCGCAATCGAATCGACGTTCGCCCGGCCACCGGCGGTCGGATCCAGGAACACCGTCTGCCCGTCCGTCCAGGACGGTTCGCCGGGGTCGAGTGGGGCCACCGCCATGGGGCGGCCCGCGAGCGCCGAAGCCAGCATCCCGAGGCTCTGCAGGCGGTCGTCTGCGGCGTCGCAGGCCACCCTCCACCTCCTGCCACATCTGGTTGACCAAATATCTGTTCCACCGTAGAGTTCGCTCCGCTGGGAGTCAATCTTCCGCTCCCCACCGGACTGCGCCCGTGGCGCGCACGCATCGAAAGGCAGCCTTCTCAACATGATCGACTTCACCGGCCAGGTGGTGATCGTCACCGGTGCCGGCCGCGGCCTCGGCCGGCTCTACGCCCTCGACATGGCGCGGCGAGGCGCGGCGGTCGTGGTCAACGACCTCGGCGGCACGATGCACGGCGACGGATCCGACACCCGTGTCGCCGACGAGGTGGTCGAGGAGATCACCCGAGACGGCGGGCGTGCGGTGGCCTCCTACGACTCGGTCGACAGTCCCGAAGGCGGGCAGGCCATCGTCGATGCCGCCGTCTCGTCGTTCGGCCGCCTCGACGCCGTGGTGAGCAATGCGGGCATCTTCAACAGCATCCCGTTCGAGCGCCTCACCGCCGACCAGTGGCGTCGCATGCTGAGCGTGCATCTTGACGGCGGCTTCTACCTCAGCAGGGCCGCGTTCACGGTGATGGCGAAGCAGAAGTACGGCCGATTCGTGTTCATCTCCTCGTCAGCAGGCAACTTCGGCCAACCGATGGAGGCGCACTACGCGGCCGCCAAGACGGGACTGGTCGGATTGTCCAACGTGATCGCGATCGAGGGTGCCGAACACGGGATTGTCTCCAACACCGTTCTGCCGACGGGCTTCTCGCGGATGGTCACCGAGACCGTCGGGGACGAGAAGTTCCTCGCCGAGTCCGGATTCATGCAAGCGATCCGGGCCGAACTCGTGGTTCCCCTGGTGGTTTTCCTGGCGAGCAAGGCATGCGACGTCACCCATCACAACTACTCGGCGTGTGCCGGACGCTACGCACGGGTGTTCGTCGGGCTCAGCGAGGGCTGGTTGGCGGACGCCGGGAGCGAGCCGACCGCTGAAGACATCCTCGAGCACATCGACGAGGTGTCCAGCACCGAGAAGTTCATCGTGCCGGAGTCCATCGTCGACGAAGTGCTGGAAGTCTGCGACCGCCGCGGCATCAGCCCGATGCCGGACAACGCCGAGGTTGCGTTCCCCGACGCGACCGACAGTTGAGGAGACATCAGATGGATATGAACGACTTCGTCCTCGTATCGGTCGACGACCACATGGTCGAGCCACCGGACATGTTCGACGGTCATATCCCGGCCAGGTACAAAGACGACGCACCGAAACTCGTTCAACGCGAAGACGGCACCGATGCATGGGTCTTCGAGGGACAGGAGGCCACCAACGTCGGCTTGAACGCCGTCGCCGGACGCCCACCCGACGAGTACGGCGCGGAACCGACCAAGCTCTCCGAGATCCGCGAGGGCTGCTACAACATCCACGAGCGGATCCGCGACATGAACGCCAACGGCGTCGCCGCGGCGTTGTGCTTCCCGTCCTACCCGCAGTTCTGTGGTCAGTACTTCGCCCGTGCCCGCGACAAGGACCTCGGCCTCGCCGTGTTGCAGGCCTACAACGACTGGAACATCGACGAATGGTGCGGCACCTATCCGGGCCGCATGATTCCCCAGGCGCTGCCACCGATCTGGGATCCCGGGCTGATGGCCGACGAGGTTCGACGGGTGGCCGAGAAGGGTTGTCACGCCGTCTCCTTCTCCGAGAACCCCACCAAGATCGACTACCCGTCGATCCACGACCCGCACTGGGATCCCTTCTGGCGCGCCTGCAGCGACACCGACACCGTGGTGAACCTGCACATCGGTTCGTCGTCGAGCGTCGTCATCACCTCGATCGACGCTCCGGTGGACACCATGATCACCTTGCAGCCCATGAGCATCGTCCAAGCCGCCGCCGATCTCATCTGGTCACCGATGCTGCGCAAGTTCCCCGACCTGACGTTCGCTTTGTCCGAGGGGGGAATCGGTTGGGTGCCCTACTTCCTGGAACGCATCGACCGCACCTACAAGATGCACCGTGCGTGGACCCACCAGGATTTCGGCGACAAGCTGCCCAGTGAGGTGTTCCTCGACCGGGTCGCGCTCTGCTTCATCGATGACGAGTTCGGCATCGAAAGTCGCCACAGACTCAATCTCGACATGGTGACGTGGGAATGCGACTACCCGCATTCGGATTCCACCTGGCCGCTGTCCCCCGAGACACTGGCCCTGTACCTCGACGGTGTGCCGGATGACGAGATCGACAAGATCACCCATCTGAACGCCATGCGGCTCTATTCGTTCGACATGTTCGACCATCTCCCCAAGGAGCGGCTGACTGTCGGGGCGCTTCGCGCGCAGGCCGCCGATGTCGACCTCGGCTTCCGCTCGTCGGACCGGCTGAAGAAGACCGGAACGGACACCGTGACGGTGCTCGACCTCGCTTCGAAATTGTCCACGTAAGGCACCGCCGTGGATGTCGAGCAGCTACTCACTTCGACACGGTCCGCGCGCAGATCGTTGGACCTGGACGCCGGCGTCGATGTCGAGGAGCTCCGCGACTGCCTACGAATCGGGCTGCAGGCAGCCAACGGCTCGAACCAGCAGTCGTGGCGCTGGTTGATCGTGACCGATGCCGGGCTTCGCGAACGGATCGCCGCCCTGTACCGGGATGCGTACCTGACGAAGGTCGGCGGCCAGTTGATCGCTGGATTCATGCCCGCGGGCACTGGCGAACACCGGTTGATGTCGTCCACCGAATGGCTCGTCGAACACCTGGCACACGTGCCGGTACTGGTGATCCCCTGTTACGAACTTTCGATGCCGCGAACCGACGGTGACGAATCCTTCTATTTGGCGACGCTGTACGGATCGATATTTCCCGCCGTCTGGAACTTTCAGTTGGCGCTGCACACACGCGGCTACGGTACGTGCATCACGACGCTGCATCTGCATCACGAGAAGGCCGTGGCCGACTTGCTCGGCATTCCCGAGGAATTCGTCCAGGGCTGTCTGCTGCCGGTGGCGCGTATCCGCGGCGGACGCAGGTTCGTGCCCGCACCGCGCCGACCGATTGAGGAGGTCATCGGCATCAACGGATGGGAGAACCGATGAGGCACGATGCCGCCTTGGAAGCACGGGTTGCCGACCTCGAGGCGCGCGCCGAGATACTGCAGTGCGTGCAACGCTACGCGCGCGGCATGGATCGGCGCGACCGTGCGCTTCTGCGGTCCGCCTACCACGATGACGCTGTCGACGATCATGTCGGGTTCGTCGGGCCGGTGGAGGAATTCATCGATTGGGCATTCGCCTATCACTCCACCCAGACGCGCTACCAGCACTACCTGCTGAACCACACCGCAGAGGTGAGCGGTGACGAAGCCCATGCCGAGACCTACTATCTCTTCGTCGGCACGGATCGTGAGCCGGCCGATCACATCACCCTTTCTGGGGGTCGCTACATCGATCGGATGGAGCGGCGCGACGGTCACTGGGCGATCGTGGACCGGGTCTGCGTCGTCGAATGGAATGCCGAGTCGACCAACCAGATCACCGACGAGGTCATCGCGATGCTCACCGACGTCAAGTGTGCTGCGCATGACCACAGCGACCCGTCGTACCTGAGGCCTCTGGTGGCCGAGCGACGCGGCGCGGGAGCGTGAACGCAGTGCATATTTCGGCGGAGCTGTCTCTGTGGGGATGAGCTTCGGGAGGAAGCCCGACCGCGAATTGATTCGCCGCAGTCGCTGATGAGCGCCGCGGAATCGCTGACATCCTGAAAGGGCTTAACATTGACCACAGCATCCGGGGACCGAGCCGAGCTCCCCACCGTTCCGCTGCCGCGCGACGCCGGTTGCCCGCTCGAGCCTCCTCGGCGATCTCGTGAATGGCGGGAAGCCGAGGGCCTGCAGTTGGCCCTCTGGCGGCATGAGCCGACGTGGGTGATCAGTCGCTACGAGGACATTCGCGCTGCCCTGACGGATCCTCGACTCAGCGCCGAGACGCTTCCGGACAGCATGCGGGCACGCACCGCTGACGACAGCATTCCCGTGATCTTCGCCCGCATCGATGATCCCGAGCACAATCGGTTGAGGCGAATGATGACGCGCGACTTCACCTTCCGCCGGGCCGAGTCGATGCGACCGCAGATCCAGGCGCTGGTCGATGGTCTCCTGGAGAAGATGATCGAAACCGGCCCTACAGCCGATCTGGTCCATGACTACGCGCTGCCGGTGCCGTCGCTTGTCATCTCGTTGCTTCTCGGAGTGCCATACGAGGAGCACGACTACTTCCAGTACCACAGCACGAAGGGACTCGACTCGCGATCCACCGACGAGGAGAAGGCGGCCGCGATCGGAGCGCTGTTCGAATTCATGTGGAAGCTCGCCGCGCTCAAGGAACGCGAGCCCGGCGATGACCTCATGAGCAGATTGATGACCGACTACGTCGCAACCGGTGAGCTCAGCCGAGAGACCGCGGTCATGAACGGCGTCATCCTCCTGCAGGCCGGGCATGAGACGACCGCCGGAATGATCTCACTGGCAACCGTTGCGCTCCTCCAACACCCAGACCAACTCGACAGACTGCGGACCTCCGATGATCCGGCGTTAATCGCCAATACCGTTGAGGAGCTGATGCGTTACCTGTCGACCGTGCACAGCCAGGTCGATCGCGTCGCCGTCCAGGATCTCACCATCAGCGGTCAACTGATCCGTGCCGGTGAACACGTTCTGATGAACCTACCGGCGGGAAACTGGGATCCCGCGTTCGTTGACGACCCGGATCGCTTCGACATCGAACGCAATCCGCGCGGACATCTCGGTTTCGGCTTCGGAGTACATCAGTGCGTGGGGGCAGAACCTTGCTCGAGTCGAGCTGCAGGTTGCCCTTGCCACGTTGTTCCGCCGCCTCCCCCACCTCCAGTTGGCCGTTTCACAGGACGAACTGCGCTTCGCCGGCGAGCAGGAGATCTACACGATGCACGAGTTGCCGGTCAGCTGGTAAACCGACGTCGGTGATCGTCCGCCTCGCCTGATCAGCCGACGATCATCGGCAGCGTGCCCCACCCTCGCACACTCGACGTGTGGGCCATCGCCGCGTTCTCGAGGTCGACCTCCCATTCCGGCCACCGCCGAAGTAATTCCTCGAGGGCGACCCTGGCCTGCATGCGAGCCAGCGAGGAACCGAGGCAGAAGTGCAGTCCCTGACCGAACGACAGATGAGGTCCGGTGCGATGGATGTCGAAGGTCTCACCGTTCGGGAACTGGCGCTCGTCACGGTTGGCCGACCCGTTGAGCAACAGCATGATTGACCCCTCGGGGATCGTCTGGCCGCGACATTCGGTGTCCCGCGCGACATAGCGCCCTTGCACCGGCGAGGGCGCCTGGAACCGCAACACCTCTTCGATTGCGCCGGGGATCAATGAGAAGTCGTCGACGAGTTCCCGACGCTGATCGGGATGTTCGGCGAGCAGTTGAGCGATGAAGCCGATCAGTCGGGTGGTCGTCTCGTTGCCGGCGCCAGCGATCATGCTGGTGTAGGTCAGCACCTCGACCCGTGTCAGCGGACGCAGCTGCCCGTCCTCCCCGATCTGCGCATTGAGGAGTTGGGTCATCAGGTCGTCGGAGGGATGGTCGGCCCGCCACTCGATGTAGTCGGCGAAGAGTTGATAGGCGTTCTCGAATGTGGCGGCGGACACCGACTGGAAGCTGCCCTCCTTCAGACCGATAGCCGCATCCGTGTTGTCGCGAATCTGCTGCTGGCCCTGTTTGGGAATCCCCAGCAGGTATCCGATGGTGCGCATGGGGATCAGCGCGCCGAAATCGGTGATCACGTCGAACTGCGAAGCACCGTCGAGCGAGTCGAGCGCCCGGACGCAGAACTGTCGGGTCAGCGGTTCGATCGCCTCCATCCGCCGCGGTGTGAAGACCTTGGACAGCACCCGGCGATGCAGGTCATGCAGCGGCGGGTCCTCGAACAAGATCACGCCCGGCGGCACTTCGACGCCGCTCATGATGACGTCGATGGTGGTACCCCTGCCCGACCGATAGGTATCCCAGTTGTGCAGTTCCCTCGCCACGTCCTCGTAGCGACTCAGGGCATAGAACCCATACTTCTCGTTGTGGTAGAGCGGGGCCTCGTCCCTCATCCGTTTCCAGATCGGGTACGGGTTGTCGTCGATGTCGAAATCGAAGGGGTCGTAGTAGATGTCGACGGCGTCAGCTTCAGTCATTCGTTGGTCCCCTGCTCGGCCGGCACACAGCGGTACCGGGTTGAGTAAGCCGCCCACCGGAAGTCGTTGCGCGCATGTCGAACCGCAGCGAGAACATCAGCGCCGCATCCGGCGCAGGGTGGTCACGCCGACAGACTCTAACCTAAAGTTTGTTCTCATGTAATAGTGCTTGCTATTCTTTAGTCGACATCCAGATCGCTCGAGGAGGCACGATGGCGGACAAGCATCGAGTGGTCGTCTGGTCCACCGGCGGCATCGGATCGATCGCGATCCGGACCATCGACCAGCGCCCGAACCTGGAACTCGTCGGAGTGTGGGTGCACTCACCGGAGAAAGCGGGCAGGGACGCAGGCGAACTCGCCAACGGTGAGCCGATTGGCCTGCCGACCACCGCCGATGCCGACGCATTGATCGCCCTCAAACCGGACTGCGTGGTCTACGCGGCCAGCGGTCCCGAGCGCGACGCCCTGGCGATCCCCGACTACGTCAGATTGCTCAGCGCGGGCATCAATGTCGTCACGACCAGCACGACGCGGCTGGTCAATCCCCATGCATACGAACCCGTCGAATGGCGCGACCAGATCGCCGGCGCCGCCGAGGAGGGGCAGGCCACCCTCTACGCCTCGGGCATCGAACCGGGTTTCGCCGCCGACTACCTGCCATTGGTGCTCAGCACGCAGTCGTCGCAGATCGAGAAGATCCACGCCTATGAGATCGGTCTCTACGACGACTACGGCGTGCCCGACATCATGGGCGACGCACTGGGTTTCGGCAGGCCGCTGGACTACCAGCCCTGGATCGGCTTTCCCGGCGCGATCGCCGGCGAGTGGCAGGGGCAGATCCGGATGATCG from Mycobacterium sp. IDR2000157661 harbors:
- a CDS encoding nitric oxide reductase activation protein NorD, with the protein product MLASALAGRPMAVAPLDPGEPSWTDGQTVFLDPTAGGRANVDSIAVQASLIAAGSLDPEAVGPLVRRPRVARRYLVIEGHRALLANGALLPGALSMLADREVARRSGSPAESLTIASGKDAVGDSPAAFGVIRAKKVIAAGDRPGTAVDDETVGHVPRRESKEALEELDDGEVDDTDDPDLFTSPVGGGGAIGKWLKKMLSSARKSGGDGAGPPGADSPTHRTASANRGAYAVSSAATTAAEEVADVSQHGFKYPEWDANRKAYRADWCTVREVEAPIKASAPQSIDGAIGVRRPLARLGMGLHRRHRQSQGDDIDIDAAVEERVEVRAGAVPDEAVYLDSLRRRRDLSVLLLLDVSGSAAEAGTLGRTVHQQQRTVAANLCVALHDLGDRVALFGYYSQGRTTVNIVPVKRFDDHLDARVIQRLNSLEPGAYSRLGAAIRHGAAVLEARGGTSRRLLVVISDGLAYDHGYERAYGAADSRRALTEARRRGTGCVCLTVGASTDVAALRRVFGSAAHATIGRPDQLAGVIGPLFRSAIRSAETRRRVA
- a CDS encoding SDR family NAD(P)-dependent oxidoreductase; translation: MIDFTGQVVIVTGAGRGLGRLYALDMARRGAAVVVNDLGGTMHGDGSDTRVADEVVEEITRDGGRAVASYDSVDSPEGGQAIVDAAVSSFGRLDAVVSNAGIFNSIPFERLTADQWRRMLSVHLDGGFYLSRAAFTVMAKQKYGRFVFISSSAGNFGQPMEAHYAAAKTGLVGLSNVIAIEGAEHGIVSNTVLPTGFSRMVTETVGDEKFLAESGFMQAIRAELVVPLVVFLASKACDVTHHNYSACAGRYARVFVGLSEGWLADAGSEPTAEDILEHIDEVSSTEKFIVPESIVDEVLEVCDRRGISPMPDNAEVAFPDATDS
- a CDS encoding amidohydrolase family protein, encoding MDMNDFVLVSVDDHMVEPPDMFDGHIPARYKDDAPKLVQREDGTDAWVFEGQEATNVGLNAVAGRPPDEYGAEPTKLSEIREGCYNIHERIRDMNANGVAAALCFPSYPQFCGQYFARARDKDLGLAVLQAYNDWNIDEWCGTYPGRMIPQALPPIWDPGLMADEVRRVAEKGCHAVSFSENPTKIDYPSIHDPHWDPFWRACSDTDTVVNLHIGSSSSVVITSIDAPVDTMITLQPMSIVQAAADLIWSPMLRKFPDLTFALSEGGIGWVPYFLERIDRTYKMHRAWTHQDFGDKLPSEVFLDRVALCFIDDEFGIESRHRLNLDMVTWECDYPHSDSTWPLSPETLALYLDGVPDDEIDKITHLNAMRLYSFDMFDHLPKERLTVGALRAQAADVDLGFRSSDRLKKTGTDTVTVLDLASKLST
- a CDS encoding nitroreductase family protein, whose translation is MDVEQLLTSTRSARRSLDLDAGVDVEELRDCLRIGLQAANGSNQQSWRWLIVTDAGLRERIAALYRDAYLTKVGGQLIAGFMPAGTGEHRLMSSTEWLVEHLAHVPVLVIPCYELSMPRTDGDESFYLATLYGSIFPAVWNFQLALHTRGYGTCITTLHLHHEKAVADLLGIPEEFVQGCLLPVARIRGGRRFVPAPRRPIEEVIGINGWENR
- a CDS encoding nuclear transport factor 2 family protein → MEARVADLEARAEILQCVQRYARGMDRRDRALLRSAYHDDAVDDHVGFVGPVEEFIDWAFAYHSTQTRYQHYLLNHTAEVSGDEAHAETYYLFVGTDREPADHITLSGGRYIDRMERRDGHWAIVDRVCVVEWNAESTNQITDEVIAMLTDVKCAAHDHSDPSYLRPLVAERRGAGA
- a CDS encoding cytochrome P450, which encodes MTEADAVDIYYDPFDFDIDDNPYPIWKRMRDEAPLYHNEKYGFYALSRYEDVARELHNWDTYRSGRGTTIDVIMSGVEVPPGVILFEDPPLHDLHRRVLSKVFTPRRMEAIEPLTRQFCVRALDSLDGASQFDVITDFGALIPMRTIGYLLGIPKQGQQQIRDNTDAAIGLKEGSFQSVSAATFENAYQLFADYIEWRADHPSDDLMTQLLNAQIGEDGQLRPLTRVEVLTYTSMIAGAGNETTTRLIGFIAQLLAEHPDQRRELVDDFSLIPGAIEEVLRFQAPSPVQGRYVARDTECRGQTIPEGSIMLLLNGSANRDERQFPNGETFDIHRTGPHLSFGQGLHFCLGSSLARMQARVALEELLRRWPEWEVDLENAAMAHTSSVRGWGTLPMIVG
- a CDS encoding NAD(P)H-dependent amine dehydrogenase family protein; the encoded protein is MADKHRVVVWSTGGIGSIAIRTIDQRPNLELVGVWVHSPEKAGRDAGELANGEPIGLPTTADADALIALKPDCVVYAASGPERDALAIPDYVRLLSAGINVVTTSTTRLVNPHAYEPVEWRDQIAGAAEEGQATLYASGIEPGFAADYLPLVLSTQSSQIEKIHAYEIGLYDDYGVPDIMGDALGFGRPLDYQPWIGFPGAIAGEWQGQIRMIADALGVEVQEVRETFDRAVTDRALDVAMGTVEAGTCGALRMQAIGVVDGREAIVIEHVTRLAPDVAPDWPTLPNALGYRVVITGVPDIDCTMDATVRDRKKAAIEQMTSGAGAMVVTAMRVVNAIPYVVDAQPGLVSSVDLPLTIPTHAFHPSGSA